A genomic region of Chlorobaculum parvum NCIB 8327 contains the following coding sequences:
- the tilS gene encoding tRNA lysidine(34) synthetase TilS, protein MNRTEKQFLENIRRQGIAGDGEAVLVAVSGGPDSMALLHLLVAAAPVLHLRLGVAHCNFGLRGEESDGDEAFVRYECAGLGLDFHVRRFDTKAVATTWKKSIEETARLLRYDFFEELCREKGYELIATGHHSGDNAETMLFNLFRGTAASGLRGIRMRQGRLIRPLIPFSRQEIVSYLDEKSIAWRTDRTNAGLEHDRNYIRNRVIPVIEERFSLKLTASLQRVAEHAGELEEFMERHIDRLIEERPGLDPAGGKLHVGSLLELSRFERKALIKRVLQMRGLPVESRVLSRIAGLLESQPGRRVHAGPGVDVVWKDGFLRFEPVMPDDSSSGKH, encoded by the coding sequence ATGAATCGCACAGAAAAACAATTTCTTGAAAACATCCGGCGGCAGGGGATTGCCGGTGACGGCGAAGCGGTGCTCGTAGCCGTTTCGGGTGGCCCGGATTCGATGGCGCTGCTGCACCTGCTGGTTGCAGCCGCTCCGGTGCTGCACCTGCGGCTTGGCGTTGCGCACTGCAATTTCGGTCTGCGCGGCGAAGAGAGCGATGGCGATGAGGCGTTCGTCCGGTATGAGTGCGCTGGACTGGGTCTGGATTTTCACGTGCGGCGATTCGACACGAAAGCCGTTGCTACGACGTGGAAAAAATCAATCGAGGAGACAGCCCGCCTGCTGCGTTACGATTTCTTCGAGGAGTTGTGCCGGGAGAAAGGATACGAGCTTATCGCCACAGGTCATCACAGCGGCGACAATGCCGAAACCATGCTGTTCAATCTGTTTCGCGGCACGGCTGCTTCAGGGCTCCGAGGGATCAGGATGCGGCAGGGCAGACTTATTCGCCCGCTGATTCCGTTCAGCCGTCAGGAGATCGTGAGCTACCTCGATGAGAAGAGCATCGCCTGGCGAACTGATCGCACCAATGCGGGGCTGGAGCACGATCGCAACTACATCCGTAACCGGGTGATTCCGGTTATCGAAGAGCGATTCAGCCTCAAGCTTACGGCGTCCCTGCAACGGGTGGCGGAGCATGCTGGCGAGCTCGAAGAGTTCATGGAGCGGCATATCGACCGGTTGATCGAAGAGCGTCCTGGCCTCGATCCGGCAGGTGGCAAGCTGCATGTCGGCTCGCTGTTGGAGCTTTCGCGGTTTGAACGGAAGGCGTTGATCAAGCGCGTGTTGCAGATGCGGGGACTGCCTGTTGAGAGCCGGGTACTGAGCCGGATTGCCGGTCTGCTTGAGTCGCAGCCAGGCCGGCGTGTTCATGCCGGGCCTGGCGTTGATGTGGTCTGGAAGGATGGATTTCTGCGTTTCGAACCGGTTATGCCGGACGATTCATCGAGCGGCAAGCATTAG
- the trpD gene encoding anthranilate phosphoribosyltransferase, with product MRQQELIQKLLAGADLSAQEMEACIDSIMENRFTDAGTGAILALLQKKGVTPTEAIGAYENLMTRVTPITLPAHAVDTCGTGGDHRGTFNISTAAAFIAAGAGVPIAKHGNRSITSKCGSADVLEALGYRVDLPASATEEQFRETGFAFLFAPLYHPSMKAVASIRRELGIRTLFNLLGPLINPAKVKRQFIGVFDPSVMELYADVLIHAGCQHAMIVHGKTEHGDGLDEASVSGPTTIIELFEGRLCHHTVNPEDFGLNRWSIDELAGGDAETNAQIIRQILDGSATQAQIDAALFASAITCYVSGMGSCIDEGMSMSKESLESLAAMENMNRIIEVNNRLAEECNTHEG from the coding sequence ATGCGTCAACAGGAGCTGATTCAGAAACTGCTGGCAGGCGCCGACCTTTCCGCACAGGAGATGGAAGCCTGCATCGATTCGATTATGGAAAACCGGTTCACCGATGCCGGTACCGGAGCCATTCTTGCGTTGCTGCAGAAAAAGGGAGTCACCCCGACGGAAGCGATCGGGGCATATGAGAACCTCATGACGAGGGTCACGCCGATCACCCTGCCGGCTCATGCGGTCGATACCTGCGGCACCGGCGGCGACCACCGGGGCACCTTCAACATTTCGACTGCCGCGGCCTTCATCGCTGCGGGCGCGGGCGTGCCGATTGCCAAGCACGGCAACCGCTCGATCACCAGCAAGTGCGGCAGCGCGGACGTGCTCGAAGCCCTTGGCTATCGCGTCGATCTGCCCGCTTCGGCCACTGAAGAGCAGTTCCGCGAAACCGGCTTCGCCTTTCTGTTCGCCCCGCTGTACCACCCATCGATGAAAGCAGTCGCCTCCATTCGCCGCGAGCTCGGCATCCGGACGCTCTTCAACCTGCTCGGCCCGCTCATCAATCCGGCAAAAGTCAAACGCCAGTTTATCGGCGTATTCGATCCGTCGGTGATGGAGCTGTACGCCGACGTGCTGATCCACGCAGGTTGCCAGCACGCCATGATCGTACACGGCAAAACCGAGCACGGCGACGGGCTCGACGAAGCGAGCGTCTCCGGCCCGACCACCATCATCGAGCTGTTCGAGGGACGCCTCTGCCACCACACGGTCAATCCGGAAGATTTCGGCTTGAACCGCTGGAGCATCGACGAACTGGCTGGCGGAGATGCCGAAACCAATGCGCAGATCATCAGGCAGATTCTCGACGGTTCGGCCACGCAGGCACAGATCGATGCAGCCCTGTTTGCATCGGCCATCACCTGCTACGTTTCGGGCATGGGTTCCTGCATCGATGAAGGCATGAGCATGTCCAAAGAGAGCCTCGAAAGCCTCGCGGCGATGGAAAACATGAACAGGATCATCGAGGTCAACAATCGGCTGGCAGAGGAATGCAATACGCATGAAGGCTGA
- a CDS encoding NAD+ synthase, translating to MEPQDLHLDYGLVESILIPFIRNEIRKFGFRSVVLGLSGGIDSAVVCELAARSLGADNVLALLMPYKTSSRESLEHAQLMVDRLGIRAETMPVTGVVDAFFETRPDASRLRRGNVMARSRMLCLYDVSARDGCLVLGTSNKTELMLGYGTMFGDMASAVNPIGDLYKTQLWGLARHLGVPSELIDKQPSADLWEGQSDEADLGFSYEEVDQLLYMMLEERMERDAILAEGIAPAFYDRVRQMVVRNQYKRMMPVIAKLSSRTPGIDFRYARDWQEMK from the coding sequence ATGGAACCTCAAGACCTCCATCTCGATTACGGCCTGGTCGAATCGATTCTGATCCCTTTCATTCGCAACGAAATCAGGAAGTTCGGGTTCCGGTCGGTGGTGCTCGGCCTTTCCGGTGGCATCGATTCGGCGGTGGTGTGCGAGCTGGCTGCGCGGTCGCTCGGTGCCGATAACGTGCTGGCACTGCTGATGCCCTACAAAACCAGCAGCCGAGAAAGCCTGGAACACGCTCAGCTCATGGTGGACCGGCTCGGCATTCGCGCCGAGACCATGCCTGTGACCGGGGTGGTCGATGCCTTTTTCGAGACGCGTCCGGACGCCAGCCGCCTGCGGCGCGGCAACGTCATGGCGCGCTCCCGGATGCTTTGCCTGTACGACGTGTCGGCGCGGGACGGCTGCCTGGTGCTCGGCACGAGCAACAAAACCGAGCTGATGCTGGGCTACGGCACCATGTTCGGCGACATGGCTTCGGCGGTCAACCCCATCGGCGACCTTTACAAAACCCAGCTCTGGGGCCTGGCCCGGCATCTTGGTGTCCCCTCGGAGCTGATCGACAAACAGCCCTCTGCCGACCTCTGGGAGGGCCAGAGCGACGAGGCCGATCTCGGCTTCAGCTACGAGGAGGTTGACCAGCTTCTGTACATGATGCTTGAAGAGCGCATGGAGCGCGACGCCATTTTGGCTGAAGGCATTGCCCCTGCCTTTTACGACCGGGTACGGCAGATGGTGGTGCGCAACCAGTACAAGCGCATGATGCCCGTTATTGCCAAACTCTCCAGCCGCACGCCGGGCATCGATTTCCG
- a CDS encoding murein hydrolase activator EnvC family protein, with protein MRMFSCRRFLAVLFNLLYTTLFLVSALSLFPLSARAASAEMNKILKERKQVERTLSDLKKQLGEYQSKLKSTKKNEARSVADLKNIRKQILVYERLIKENQNLLTGLDQEIDALQQELAENRKNYHHVSSDFQRIAIAAYKRGGNRNAELIFSSHSVNDVVVRSRYVGFLSQAVRSKVGELQSSAQQMEASRARLQQSYQEKEKAMKSQQVELQGYASKKKEKEAVLTSLKKDKRTYANRIAGVRKKQRQMQQKIEALIMAQQELIRKEREAALRRQRLAEERRRAAAQKSGKKVTQPARGPVDFTEEELKRVSANFDAGSSLPWPVKNGVVVRKFGSSRDKELNIVTVSNGIDISVPAGTPVRSVSGGKVVQVAFLPTFGNVVIVRHPKSYLTVYANLTKVSVTAGEVIQSRQLLGSSAAMPEGGSTVHFEIWKGKVKQDPQKWLR; from the coding sequence ATGCGAATGTTTTCCTGCCGCCGTTTTCTGGCGGTGTTATTCAATCTGTTATACACCACACTTTTTCTGGTCAGCGCTCTGTCCCTGTTCCCGCTTTCTGCTCGTGCGGCCAGCGCTGAAATGAACAAGATCCTCAAGGAGCGTAAACAGGTTGAGCGCACCTTGTCAGACCTGAAGAAGCAGCTTGGCGAGTATCAGTCAAAGCTCAAAAGCACCAAAAAGAACGAAGCCCGTTCGGTGGCCGATCTCAAGAATATTCGCAAGCAGATTCTGGTCTATGAACGTCTCATCAAGGAAAACCAGAACCTGCTGACTGGTCTTGACCAGGAGATTGATGCTTTGCAGCAGGAGCTTGCCGAGAACCGGAAGAATTACCATCACGTCTCCAGCGATTTTCAGCGCATCGCCATTGCTGCCTACAAGCGTGGCGGAAACCGGAATGCCGAGCTGATCTTTTCTTCGCACTCGGTCAACGATGTTGTGGTTCGGAGTCGTTATGTCGGTTTTCTGTCGCAGGCGGTCAGGTCGAAGGTGGGTGAGCTTCAATCGAGCGCGCAGCAGATGGAGGCCAGCCGCGCCCGGCTTCAGCAGAGCTATCAGGAAAAAGAGAAGGCTATGAAGTCGCAGCAGGTGGAGCTTCAGGGCTATGCTTCGAAGAAAAAAGAGAAAGAGGCGGTGCTTACCAGCCTCAAGAAAGACAAGCGGACCTATGCCAACCGCATCGCCGGGGTGCGTAAGAAGCAGCGGCAGATGCAGCAGAAGATCGAAGCGCTGATCATGGCTCAGCAGGAGCTGATCCGCAAGGAGCGGGAAGCGGCGCTACGACGACAGCGTCTTGCCGAAGAGCGGCGCCGGGCAGCGGCTCAGAAGTCTGGAAAAAAGGTGACCCAGCCAGCGCGCGGCCCGGTAGATTTTACCGAGGAAGAGTTAAAAAGGGTGTCGGCCAACTTCGATGCCGGTTCATCACTGCCGTGGCCGGTTAAAAATGGCGTCGTGGTGCGCAAATTCGGTTCCAGTCGCGACAAGGAGCTGAACATCGTGACCGTGAGCAATGGCATCGATATTTCGGTTCCTGCCGGTACGCCGGTCAGGTCGGTTTCCGGCGGTAAGGTGGTGCAGGTGGCCTTTCTGCCGACGTTCGGCAATGTGGTGATCGTTCGGCATCCGAAATCGTATCTTACTGTTTACGCGAACCTTACCAAGGTTTCAGTGACGGCAGGTGAAGTCATCCAGTCGCGCCAGTTGCTTGGCAGCTCGGCAGCGATGCCGGAGGGAGGGTCGACGGTGCACTTCGAAATCTGGAAGGGCAAGGTAAAGCAGGATCCCCAGAAATGGCTCAGATAA
- the cutA gene encoding divalent-cation tolerance protein CutA, with amino-acid sequence MEQNESAYCMVITTAPDRDEAEKLAQGILENRLAACVQLSDIRSFFFWEGEIQNDDEVSLFIKTTGKRYPGLESYIRDYHPYEVPEIVRLPITGGLPEYLAWLDATTDSDR; translated from the coding sequence ATGGAACAGAACGAGAGCGCCTACTGCATGGTCATCACCACCGCTCCGGATCGTGATGAGGCCGAAAAGCTGGCACAAGGCATTCTCGAAAACCGGCTCGCGGCTTGCGTCCAGTTATCTGACATTCGAAGCTTCTTTTTCTGGGAGGGCGAGATTCAGAATGACGACGAAGTGTCGCTTTTCATCAAAACCACCGGCAAACGTTACCCGGGCCTCGAAAGCTACATCCGCGACTACCACCCCTACGAAGTGCCGGAGATTGTCCGATTGCCGATTACCGGTGGATTGCCTGAGTATCTCGCTTGGCTGGATGCAACGACAGATAGTGATAGGTGA
- the chlG gene encoding chlorophyll synthase ChlG, with amino-acid sequence MNGSDTVNPELNLNIDEKLHQSGVSQSRQKLIRQALENVNKPGFHIDPSAIVPLMKPVTWFPPMWAFACGVVSTGESVSDNISILVRGVILAGPLMCAMSQTMNDYFDREVDAINEPERPIPAGKISKQASWLITFGLIMTGFLVALSIHPYVVAIAFVGVLMSHAYSGPPIRAKRNGWYGNLIVGLAYEGVAWLTGSFSITQGIPSTESIALAIIFSLGAHGIMTLNDFKSVVGDKIRKVKSIPVQLGEKNAAILASVVMDVAQLAAIAILVAKGSTVTTAIAIALLLAQLPMQKILIDNPAEKAVWYNAFGTLLYVLSMMVCAVGIRP; translated from the coding sequence ATGAACGGAAGCGACACGGTCAATCCTGAACTGAACCTGAACATCGATGAAAAGCTTCATCAGTCGGGCGTAAGCCAGTCCAGGCAGAAACTCATCCGTCAGGCCCTCGAGAACGTCAACAAGCCGGGGTTCCACATCGATCCTTCCGCGATCGTGCCGCTCATGAAGCCGGTCACCTGGTTTCCTCCGATGTGGGCGTTTGCCTGCGGCGTGGTCTCCACCGGCGAAAGCGTTTCGGATAACATCTCGATTCTGGTGAGAGGCGTGATTCTTGCCGGCCCGCTGATGTGCGCCATGTCGCAGACCATGAACGACTACTTCGACCGCGAGGTCGATGCCATCAACGAACCCGAACGCCCGATTCCGGCTGGGAAGATTTCCAAGCAGGCAAGCTGGCTCATCACCTTCGGCCTCATCATGACCGGCTTTCTGGTCGCCCTGTCGATCCACCCGTACGTGGTGGCTATAGCCTTCGTGGGCGTTCTGATGTCGCACGCCTACTCAGGGCCACCGATCCGAGCAAAGCGCAACGGCTGGTACGGCAACCTGATCGTGGGTCTGGCCTACGAAGGCGTGGCCTGGCTGACCGGCAGCTTTTCGATCACGCAGGGCATTCCTTCGACAGAGTCCATCGCCCTTGCCATCATTTTCTCTCTCGGCGCGCACGGCATCATGACCCTGAACGACTTCAAGTCCGTGGTAGGCGACAAGATCCGCAAGGTGAAGTCGATCCCGGTGCAGCTCGGCGAAAAGAACGCAGCTATCCTCGCATCAGTGGTGATGGATGTGGCCCAGCTCGCAGCCATCGCGATCCTCGTCGCCAAAGGCTCGACCGTCACCACGGCCATCGCCATTGCGCTGCTGCTCGCCCAGCTTCCGATGCAGAAAATTCTGATCGACAACCCTGCCGAAAAAGCGGTCTGGTACAACGCCTTCGGCACACTGCTTTACGTGCTCTCGATGATGGTCTGTGCTGTAGGGATAAGGCCTTAG
- the murA gene encoding UDP-N-acetylglucosamine 1-carboxyvinyltransferase, translated as MNKLVIRGGKKLSGTVAASGSKNSALPVIAATLLTPDGTFGINRIPDLKDVRTFIQLLEYLGAAVSFENNRLEVSSSDLKSIEAPYELVKKMRASIYVLGPLLARFGHTRVSLPGGCAFGPRPVDLHIMAMEKLGATVTIEQGFIDAKVNGSRLRGAEIDFPISSVGATGNALMAAVTAEGKTVLQNAALEPEIECLCRFLQKMGANISGIGTTTLVIEGVDQLKAVEFDNIFDRIEAGTLLGAAAITGGSVTVTGTVPEHLGSVLDAFRQAGCIVTVKDDAITLTAPEELQPVDITARPYPEFPTDMQAQWMALMTQAHGDSTIIDRIYLERFNHLPELNRLGAHIEIRDNWALVHGPQELTGTKVMSTDLRASACLVLAGLVAKETTEVLRVYHLDRGYESIEKKLSALGADIKREQYQEFS; from the coding sequence ATGAATAAACTCGTCATCCGCGGCGGAAAGAAGTTGAGCGGCACCGTGGCCGCATCCGGCTCAAAAAACTCCGCCCTGCCCGTCATCGCGGCAACTCTGTTGACCCCGGACGGCACCTTCGGCATCAACCGGATTCCCGACCTCAAGGATGTCCGAACCTTCATTCAGCTTCTCGAATACCTCGGGGCAGCGGTTTCGTTTGAAAACAACCGCCTGGAGGTCAGTTCCAGCGATCTGAAAAGTATCGAAGCACCTTACGAGCTGGTCAAAAAGATGCGTGCATCGATCTATGTGCTCGGCCCGCTGCTCGCCCGCTTCGGCCACACCCGCGTTTCTCTGCCCGGCGGCTGCGCCTTCGGCCCGCGTCCGGTCGATCTGCACATCATGGCGATGGAAAAACTCGGCGCCACCGTAACGATTGAGCAAGGCTTCATAGACGCCAAAGTCAACGGCTCACGCCTGCGCGGCGCCGAGATCGACTTCCCCATCTCCTCGGTGGGCGCAACAGGCAACGCCCTGATGGCAGCCGTCACCGCCGAAGGTAAGACTGTGCTGCAAAATGCAGCGCTTGAACCGGAAATCGAATGTCTCTGCCGATTCCTGCAGAAGATGGGAGCCAACATCAGCGGCATTGGCACCACGACCCTCGTCATCGAAGGGGTCGACCAGCTCAAAGCGGTCGAATTCGACAACATCTTCGACCGGATCGAAGCCGGGACTCTCTTGGGCGCAGCGGCGATCACCGGCGGCAGTGTCACAGTCACCGGCACCGTGCCGGAGCATCTCGGCTCGGTGCTCGATGCTTTCCGACAGGCGGGCTGCATAGTGACAGTCAAGGACGACGCCATTACGCTCACCGCGCCCGAAGAGCTGCAACCAGTCGACATTACGGCCCGCCCGTACCCGGAGTTCCCGACCGACATGCAGGCCCAGTGGATGGCCCTCATGACCCAGGCGCATGGCGACAGCACCATCATCGACCGCATCTATCTCGAACGCTTCAACCACCTGCCAGAACTGAACCGCCTGGGAGCCCACATCGAAATCCGGGACAACTGGGCGCTGGTGCACGGCCCGCAGGAGCTGACCGGCACCAAGGTCATGTCCACTGACCTGCGAGCCTCGGCCTGCCTGGTGCTGGCAGGCCTGGTAGCCAAAGAAACCACCGAAGTACTCAGGGTCTATCACCTCGACCGCGGCTACGAATCGATCGAGAAAAAACTCTCGGCACTCGGCGCGGACATCAAAAGAGAACAGTACCAGGAATTTTCCTGA
- the rpmB gene encoding 50S ribosomal protein L28, producing the protein MSKVCVLTGKKPKYGNNVSHANNHTRTRFEPNLHTKRIWIEEEKRWVKVRVSAKAMKIMSKTGTAELAKLLK; encoded by the coding sequence ATGTCCAAAGTTTGCGTGCTGACCGGAAAGAAGCCGAAATACGGCAATAACGTTTCTCATGCCAATAACCACACCCGCACCCGTTTCGAGCCGAATCTGCATACCAAGAGAATCTGGATCGAGGAAGAAAAGCGCTGGGTCAAAGTTCGCGTGTCCGCCAAGGCCATGAAAATCATGTCCAAAACCGGCACCGCCGAGCTCGCGAAGCTCCTGAAATAA
- a CDS encoding M24 family metallopeptidase, producing MEPDSLHQCRSGLRTEIYRKMSAEGLDALLVTDLPTIRWLTGFSGSNAKLLLAGGKTVLFTDFRYQEQVKHETSGIATVILKDALATELASGKWQLGSRMALQADHVTWQEMRQLSEKLGNREFTPVSSFFDEFREIKHIAELDRMRRAVALSETVLEAVIGMIGPGVTEIDIAAEITYRHRKLGAEGDSFDPIVAGGPRGAMPHAKPSPATFDPGTLIVIDMGCIVEGYASDQTRTVAFGKVSDEQRKVYRIVQQAQQLGIDAAKVGMAARDLDAEVRNFIAAAGYGEAFGHGLGHGVGVEVHEAPRVGTASTGTLREGAVFTIEPGIYLPGRFGVRIEDMVALGPNGAEPLQRFTKELIEL from the coding sequence ATGGAGCCTGATTCCCTGCATCAATGCCGTAGCGGCCTGCGTACCGAAATTTACCGAAAAATGTCCGCCGAAGGGCTCGACGCCCTCCTTGTGACCGACCTGCCGACCATCCGCTGGCTGACCGGCTTCAGCGGCTCAAATGCCAAATTGCTGCTTGCGGGTGGCAAGACCGTGCTGTTTACTGACTTCCGCTACCAGGAGCAGGTGAAGCATGAGACCTCCGGCATTGCGACGGTGATTCTGAAGGATGCGCTTGCCACGGAGCTTGCTTCAGGCAAATGGCAACTCGGCAGCCGCATGGCGTTGCAGGCCGACCACGTTACCTGGCAGGAGATGCGCCAGCTTTCGGAGAAACTCGGCAATCGCGAGTTTACGCCTGTCTCGTCATTCTTCGACGAGTTCCGCGAAATCAAGCACATCGCCGAGCTCGACCGGATGCGTCGCGCTGTAGCGCTGAGCGAAACGGTGCTCGAAGCGGTGATCGGCATGATCGGCCCCGGCGTCACCGAAATCGACATTGCCGCTGAAATCACCTATCGCCACCGCAAGCTCGGCGCGGAAGGGGACTCGTTCGACCCCATCGTAGCCGGAGGCCCGCGCGGCGCGATGCCGCACGCCAAGCCGAGCCCCGCCACCTTCGATCCGGGTACGCTCATCGTCATCGACATGGGGTGCATCGTCGAAGGCTACGCTTCCGACCAGACCCGCACGGTCGCCTTCGGCAAGGTCTCGGACGAGCAGCGAAAGGTCTATCGCATCGTGCAGCAGGCGCAGCAGCTCGGCATCGACGCGGCGAAGGTGGGCATGGCTGCCCGCGACCTCGACGCCGAGGTGCGCAACTTCATCGCCGCAGCAGGATACGGCGAAGCGTTTGGCCACGGTCTCGGTCACGGCGTCGGCGTCGAAGTGCACGAAGCTCCACGAGTCGGCACCGCCTCAACCGGTACGCTTCGCGAAGGTGCGGTTTTCACCATCGAACCCGGCATCTACCTCCCCGGCCGCTTCGGCGTCCGTATCGAAGACATGGTCGCCCTCGGCCCTAACGGCGCGGAGCCGTTGCAGCGCTTCACCAAAGAGCTGATTGAATTATGA
- the rnhA gene encoding ribonuclease HI, which yields MEKTITIYTDGACSGNPGKGGWGALLMYGNTRKEISGYDPATTNNRMEMMAAIRALEALKEPCRVELYSDSAYLVNAMNQGWLKRWLKNGWKTASKKPVENIDLWQEIVKLTTLHRVTFHKVKGHSDNQYNNRCDELARLAIKEQS from the coding sequence ATGGAAAAAACCATCACCATCTACACCGACGGCGCGTGCAGCGGCAATCCCGGCAAGGGTGGCTGGGGTGCGCTACTCATGTACGGCAATACCCGGAAAGAGATTTCGGGCTACGATCCAGCCACGACCAATAACCGCATGGAGATGATGGCGGCGATCAGGGCACTCGAAGCGTTGAAGGAGCCGTGCCGCGTCGAGCTGTACAGTGACTCGGCCTATCTGGTCAACGCGATGAATCAAGGCTGGCTCAAGCGCTGGTTGAAAAACGGCTGGAAAACCGCCTCGAAGAAGCCGGTTGAAAACATCGACCTCTGGCAGGAAATCGTGAAGTTGACTACATTACACCGCGTCACCTTTCACAAGGTCAAGGGGCACAGCGACAATCAGTACAACAACCGCTGCGACGAGCTGGCCCGACTTGCCATCAAGGAACAATCCTAA
- a CDS encoding phosphatidylserine decarboxylase — translation MRISPYGAGSVTTTAIFCSLFFVTGFFLPQPGGAALSLAVLLFLFFTLFFYRDPEREIPTEPGAVIAPADGKIVLKQSIDHPVTGDGSTLVSIFMSPFNVHVNRIPISGRVLNLNYVPGKYLMAFDHRSMTDNERMEITLETAAGTIWFCQVSGFVARRIVCDLKPGQEVTTGNLFGMIKLGSRVDIVLPPSVKVSASVGMKTVGGTTILGWIY, via the coding sequence ATGCGCATTTCCCCATACGGAGCCGGCAGCGTTACTACCACCGCCATTTTCTGCTCTCTTTTCTTCGTCACAGGCTTTTTTCTTCCTCAACCCGGCGGCGCAGCCCTTTCTCTGGCTGTTCTGTTGTTCCTCTTCTTCACGCTCTTTTTCTATCGGGATCCCGAGCGCGAAATTCCCACGGAACCCGGCGCCGTCATCGCTCCCGCCGATGGAAAAATCGTCCTGAAGCAGTCCATTGATCATCCGGTAACCGGGGATGGCTCCACGCTCGTAAGCATCTTCATGTCCCCCTTCAACGTCCATGTGAACCGAATCCCCATCAGCGGACGAGTGCTCAATCTGAATTATGTGCCGGGGAAATACCTGATGGCTTTCGACCATCGCAGCATGACCGATAACGAGCGCATGGAAATCACGCTTGAGACTGCCGCCGGCACGATCTGGTTCTGCCAGGTCTCGGGATTTGTGGCCCGCAGAATCGTCTGCGACCTGAAGCCAGGTCAGGAGGTAACCACAGGCAACCTTTTCGGCATGATCAAGCTCGGCTCACGAGTCGATATCGTTCTGCCGCCATCGGTTAAGGTCAGTGCATCGGTCGGCATGAAAACGGTCGGTGGCACAACAATCCTTGGTTGGATCTACTGA
- a CDS encoding outer membrane protein translates to MKKYAVAIITAAVLSAPAITATAAPLYVSISGGLCLMDNSNAEITGTSTSIKDAVEYKRGYALEAALGEDKGMYRGELAVEYQSNDVDQILGSDMDAIESATEDILNQWGISDNIDDLKIKASALTVMYNLYADYNMSSLITPYVMGGVGAAFMGMDVSFRDNGVRYEQSYDKTAFAWQLGAGLGIKVMNNVTIDLGYRYFRAGDIDFGSDAKLSFGGSKILLGVRYNL, encoded by the coding sequence ATGAAAAAATACGCAGTTGCCATAATAACTGCTGCAGTTCTGTCGGCTCCAGCTATAACAGCTACAGCAGCGCCCTTGTATGTCAGCATTTCAGGTGGTCTGTGCCTTATGGATAACAGTAATGCGGAAATAACGGGAACGTCAACATCAATAAAGGATGCTGTTGAATACAAACGTGGGTATGCTCTTGAAGCTGCGCTTGGTGAAGATAAAGGTATGTACCGCGGTGAACTTGCCGTTGAATACCAATCCAATGACGTCGATCAGATCCTGGGTTCAGATATGGATGCTATTGAGAGCGCAACGGAAGATATCCTCAATCAATGGGGCATAAGCGACAATATTGACGACCTTAAAATCAAAGCTTCAGCGCTTACAGTAATGTATAATCTGTACGCGGATTATAACATGAGTAGCCTGATCACTCCCTATGTAATGGGGGGGGTTGGAGCGGCTTTTATGGGCATGGACGTCTCTTTCAGAGATAATGGGGTCAGGTATGAACAATCGTACGACAAAACCGCATTTGCCTGGCAACTCGGCGCCGGCTTAGGTATCAAGGTGATGAATAATGTAACTATTGACTTGGGTTACCGTTATTTTAGAGCCGGTGACATTGACTTCGGGAGTGATGCAAAGCTCTCATTTGGAGGCAGCAAAATCTTGCTTGGAGTTCGCTACAACCTCTAA